Sequence from the Meriones unguiculatus strain TT.TT164.6M chromosome 5, Bangor_MerUng_6.1, whole genome shotgun sequence genome:
tgtaactccagctccaggagaattCTGACCTGCTCAGACACCTGAATTCTTGATACATATACACTCATGCAggtataacacacatacacataaacaaaaataaatcttaaaaaaagaatgtcagaATAAAGCAAATGATCAAAAAACTAAGTCCTTAGGACACCCTTAATCATAAGAGAAAATGAGCTTTTTAATGATCCAATTTCAACCCATTAGTAGTATAAAACTGGAGGTTTtgtgctctttattttttttttaagagttactTAATTTTACATGTctgagtgtttggcctgcatgtatacatatgcaccacatatatgcctggtgcctgcagagatgaaaggaaggcatcagatcctgtTGAACTCAACTGACATATGATCATGAGCCATCATATGGGTGCTCagaactgaacttgagtcctctgcaagaacaagtgctcttaaccactaagccatctctccagacccaggtttttggagttttggagattctctgtgtaacagcactggctgtccaGGAGGACtcgatttgtaaaccaggctggccttgaactcagagatccacctgcctctgcctcccaaatcctcCAATTAAAAGtgcgcaccaccatgcccagcccagaACCACAACAGAAAACAACAGTAATGGTGAACAATAATAGTGATGACGGTTTGTGAAACAGGAATATGTGTACTGATCTGAAAACCACACTCTAGAATGACCAGAATGAAAACTATTACTAACAGTTATTGGAAATTATTAATATAGAAGTTTTGATATCTTATAGAAACAGTAAAACATCACATGATTCTACAAACTATGATGAACAGGAAATGGTTAATAGATGAGCAGGAAGCATACAGGAAGTCATACCATTGTCACCTCTCTATATGTCTACATcggcttgtgtgtgtgcattcctgtGTGCGCGTGTAGCGTGCATGTATAGGTacaattgtgtgtgtgcgcggtgtgtgtgcgcgcgcgcacgagCATGTGCTTTCATGTGAGGCTGATGTCTGGTGTCCATTACTCtcttattttctgagataagAGTTCTTTATCGAtagggcatggtggcccatgcctttaatcccggtgctcgggaggcagaggcaggtggatctctgtgagtttgaggccagcctggtctacaaagtgagttccgggacaacCAGTGTCTCGGAAGCAGCATCCCAAGTTGGATGTGGGGGCTCACACCTTTAGGAGGCCACCAAGTGCCAAGCCAGTATGACGTATAGGGTGAgtaaacagaacagcaacagatATTCAacacaattccagcactcaggaggctaagggaAAGGCAGAAGGATGGCAAGTACTAGACAAGCCTAGATTGTGcgataagaccctgtctcagaaaataatgaACAAACAAGTAGTGGCTAGCAATACAAAAACACTCTAAGGAGGGCTTGCAGTTAATAATATTCAATGGCCTTAAGGGATAAGAGAACTtaatgggctggaaagatggttcaatgGTCAGCACAGCACAGGCGGCTCTTCCAGAGCACCTCAGTACATTCCCAAGATTCCACACTGTGGCTCCCAAACACCTGTAACTCTGATCCCACGGGATCTAACAACTTCTTCTAGCCTCCCTGGGTATCGGGCATGCACACAgtgcagaaacacacatatgcagacaagACCCCACACATACaaagttttcaaaagaaattaaaggaggCAGAGTGTAAGAATAATGCAGAGTGGACCCAAGTAAGACTGGCCAAAACAACCAGAGCCAGGACAAAGAAGACAGAACACTAGAGCTGGGACTGACTGgagacctgtgatcccagccacCCAGGAGGTAGAGTATCaattcaaggtcaacctgagCTACAGAGGAAGCCAAGGACAGCCTTGACAACAAAGACAGACCCTGAATatcaaaattaaagtaaaaagaggctggggatgtagctcagtgatagaatacTTATTTAATCCCCAGTACTGacggggaaaaaaaggaaagataataTAGTCTGATGAAAATCTCAACCAGCTATCTTTTGATCAGCTTTGAAATACCACTGATGATAACCTGGGCTAAAATTCTGGAATATATATGCtccaagaatttttctttccttttttttttttcctctccccttcaccccatttttctttttttgtttttttgacacagggttttccctatagccctggctgtcctggaactcactctgtagaccaggctggcctcaaactcaagagttccacctgcctctgcctcccaagtgctgggatcaaaggtgtgcactaccatgcccagcaaataatttttaatacatatttgtgtgtgtatatttgttgAGACAAATTCAtagagacctggctgtcctggaactcattatgcagacctagctggccttgaactcaaggctTACCttgatctgcctgactctgcctcccaagtgctgggatgaaaggcaggTGCtagaatatatgtatgtgtatatgcactatatgttatatatgatgtgtatacaaatatatgtataaatacgtatatattcacacaaacattttttaattttagttttattcaagaaaaagtttctctgtatagccttgactgtcctggactcattttgtagaccaggctggcctcgaactatgGAGAcctacctatctctgcctccctgagtactgggattacaggtgtgtgccactgcacacagctattttttttttaatttatttttatgtacactggtgttttgcctgcatgtatgtctgtgaaggtgttggataccctggaataggagttacagacagatgtcaactgtcatgtgggtgctgggaattgaacctgggcccagctgagccatctctccagaccctatattttttataactttatatgtatgggtgtatTGCTTGCCTGTTATGTATGTGCCACCTGGGTGCAGTGCCTATGAAGGCCAAGAGtttatcagatcccctggacctggactTACAGAAAACTGGGTGCCatagtgtgggtgctaggaaccaaaacTAGATTTGAGaactcctctgcaagagcaagtgctgttaaccaagccatctctctagtcttgctCTAGGAATTTTAATTGGCCATAGCCTTTTTGATGTCTCAATAAATAACCTGGAATAAgtaatattaatttatttcaaGTACTAGACATTATTCTAAACAAATATAGTAACTCCTTTACTCCTTCCACCATTTCAGTTAAGTGAACTGATCTGCCTATGTCACAACTGGCATATAGGAAGCAAGCCAGTGTATCTGCGTTCTCAAACACTGATACAAAGAAGGTTTTCACACTTGCAAGTTATTCTGGGATTGCTAGTCTGATAATGTCAAAATCAACACTCAAGGGTTAATAGGCAGctaggtgtagtggtgcatgcctttaatccagcactaaGAAGGTAGAGATAAGCAGATATCAGTggaagaataataataataataggggCTGGATAGAttaagcagttaagagctcagcaattaagagcactggctgctctcccagaggaacggggttcaattctcagtacccacagagcagctcacaactgtctttaactccagttccaggggaatctagCATCttacagagacatacatacaggcaaaacaccaatgcacatttaaaaaaataaatatttaaacaataaCGATGATGATAGGCAACCGCTTAGAAATACATAAAGCCTGCAGTTAGGCTGGAAATATCAATTACTTCAGAAAATCAGAAATCTGATTAATTGATCAGTTAGTGAAAAtagatgggggggagggggaaacagGTTTTCTAACTATGGGAATGAGAGTCAAGAGCATCCAACCCAGGATGCCAATATCCTACAAAAGCAGTTCATCCTTCAAAAGAAATTTTACTGCTCAGTTTTCCACTCATTCTGTATCCCTGGTCCCCCCAAGATCTAATCAATTTACTACTTCCACACTCTCTGTCCAAGCTACCTTGACTGTCTCCAGACTGGCCCCTTCCAGCACCACAATGAGCCTACGGCCTCCGCTCCTGCTTCCTGCCCCAAGCCGGGGCCTCTTAGGCGGCTCAGTTTCCCAGTCCTGTTCCTGCACTGCAAAACGCCGCTCACGAGGTTGGAAATCGccactgggcgcagccatcttgtaAGCAGACCGGAAATGGCGCTGAGGTCCTTAAGTAAGAACTTCGCGTCCGCCCTCACTGCAAACTTCCTTCTAGCTGCCATTTTGAAAGAGGGCGCTTGGAAATGGCGATACCCGTGGTCCTGAACTACCGAAGCCTCTCCAGGATGGCCTCCTTCCAGAAGAGGCGGGACTTCCGGACGCGCCATTCCTGTGCGCGGAGTTCAGATCCGCCTAGGCAAGGGGGAGGGCTCAGAAGAAAGCGCACTTCCGGTGCCCTTTCTCCCGGGAGCACCACGGCCCCCAATCCTCGTGTGCAAGGCGAGGTCTGGAAGCTGGAGTGGGGTAGAAGCTGGCGGGCACACCCCTCCTGACCGCTGGTGCCGCTGCCTTCAGGAGGATCAGACATGGCCCAGAATTTGAAGGACTTAGCGGGACGCCTGCCCGCTGGGCCTCGGGGCATGGGCACGGCGCTGAAGCTGCTGCTGGGGGCCGGGGCCGTGGCCTACGGCGTCCGCGAATCCGTGTTCACCGGTGAGAAACCGCCTTCCCCTGGCCGGACCTCGCAGCCCCCAGACCCACTGGCCTGCCTCCCCCAGGTGTCCCCGCCTACCTGCTCGCTCGTCCCCGGGCCACTGCGCCGAGCAGTGCTTCGAGCAGTAGCCTGTCCTCATTCCCACTCCTCTCTCCACAGTGGAAGGTGGTCATAGAGCCATCTTCTTTAATCGTATCGGTGGCGTGCAACAAGATACAATCCTGGCCGAAGGCCTTCACTTCAGGTAATGGCGGGCCGCGCAAACGGGCCCTAACCTTTCACCCTTGACGGCTGGAGCCAGACTTTCAGCAGGATTCCAGTGCTGCTTTTTCCCCTTCCTCACTCCTGCTGCTCCGAAACTCCAGCCTTGCATAAAGGGCTGTTCTCCTTGTCCGTAGTCGTCATAGGGAGGAACAGGCCCAAGGACGAGTGGTGAGGGAAACTTTGCAAAATCAGTGAAACTGCAGTTTCCCAATTCCTGTCCCCTACCTCTCCTCTCCAGGATCCCCTGGTTCCAGTACCCCATCATCTATGACATTCGGGCCAGACCCCGAAAAATCTCCTCCCCCACAGGCTCCAAAGGTAAGTGTGGGCAACGAGAGCAGCGTGGTAGGTGGGGAAACAAGCAGACGTAAAAGGAACCTGACGAGGCCGCCAGGAATGGTAGTCTTTGTTTCTACACCTGGAGCATGCCTCGTGCCTTAAAGCAGAGCGTTCCAGCACTTGGTGTGCCTGCACATTTTCATGTTTCTCTCTGGAATCAGAATTGCCTTCGTGAGCTTCCCTATTGCCTAGATTTAAGCGTTTCTTAGGCCCTTTTTTCTGCTAGCTTGTTGATTACATCTGTACTCTGGAGAAGGTTCCTCCTCTTCACTAGCTGTTTCCTTGTAGACCAATCTCAGAAGCCTGTCTTTGAATTTCCCCAGGCCTCTGCCTCTTTCACATGTACACACTGAGGCAGGTAGCCCAGTAGCCACTGTGATGTCCttctctgtgctgtttccaggaggtgttctttatccattcactaAGCCATAGGCCTTGAAAAGAAACCATTCTGGTTCTCAAGCCCGTAGAGTCTGGAGGAAAACCCATGATTGTTGGTGGAGTCCACTTTGGAGGTCACATCAAGTCTAGTAGCAagatggggggcgggggggaaggCAACTATACTAGTGAAAGGCCTGTAGGAAAGATTTCACAGTGAACAGGATCTGTTTGGCCTCTGCTGTCCCCTGTTCCCAGAGAAGTGCTGGGCTGCCCTTCAGTAAGGCTTGCCATGGTGGGGAGCACTCCTAGATAATGCTTAGAAAGGGGGGTTGGCCTGAGCCAGCCACTGCTGACCTCTCCCTCAGACCTGCAGATGGTGAACATCTCCCTGCGTGTGCTGTCTCGACCTAATGCCCAGGAGCTCCCCAGCATGTACCAGCGCCTCGGGCTGGACTATGAGGAGCGAGTGCTGCCGTCCATCGTCAATGAGGTGCTCAAGAGTGTGGTGGCCAAGTTCAATGCCTCGCAGCTGATTACCCAGCGGGCTCAGGTCTGACTCCCGTCCCTGTCTGCATGGCTTCCCCTGGTCCAGGGTCCTGGGTCCTAAAAAAGGCATTTTAAGATGAGGGGGTCCactgtagttcagttggtaagtgcttgcctagcaagtacaGCCCTGCCTTTATTCCCAAGCATTATTTATACCAGgtatggcacatgcctgtaatctcagcactcaagaagtagacacaagaggatcagaagtttaaggttatccttggctGTATAGCCAGTTTGACGTGGGAAAGCCGTACTGTCACTGTGGGAAATATGGAGAAACAACTGTAGAACTTGATGCCAGTCGGTGTTAAGAAGGAAGTGCAGCAGAAAACAATGGCAATATAATCTTACCCACATCTCTAAAGAAGTTCTTTCCTTGCTTGGTAGGAGGCTAAGGAGATACATATTGCATTTACAAAAGGGAAGATTAGGTGTCATTGTGACATGTGGCGGCCATGCCACCCGTTTGGTGCTGCCTCATCTGTCACACGAAGAGATTGAACCAAGTTTTCTCTAGTGAATGTTTGAGGACTTAAGTGCCAGGCTTGCTTCCCATTCTCAGGAGCTCTGGTACTCTGATAGTTACAACAACATCACCTTCCTTCCAGTTCTCTGACCCCCTCAAACCAcccatcccttcccctccccacccttgCCGCCAGGTGTCCCTTTTGATCCGAAGGGAGCTGACAGAGCGAGCCAAGGACTTCAGCCTCATCCTGGATGACGTAGCTATCACAGAGCTGAGCTTCAGCCGAGAGTACACAGCTGCTGTAGAAGCCAAACAAGTGGGTAAGTCCCAGGAGGTGGGGCCTTTGGGCTTCTGGAGACGGGAGAAGGGGTCACTGCATGTGTTCAAGTCTTACATCGGTTCActtgccaccacagcccagcaagAAGCCCAGCGGGCCCAGTTTTTGGTGGAGAAAGCAAAGCAGGAGCAGCGACAGAAGATTGTTCAGGCTGagggggaggctgaggctgccAAGATGATATCCTTCTGTTGCAGAGCTTGGCCTAGCCCCTGGGACAccctgtttccctccctccctcatgggCTGGCTGATGAGGCTAAGGCGAATGCGACTGCCTACTGACTCTTGGCTGGGGTGAGGGGTTGACTGATGAGATCTGAAATCTTGGTGGGGGTGCCTGAGGCCTGGCTCCCTACTGTAAGGCCAGATCAACAGCATTGCTGGCCTTGCCTTCATGTCTGCTGTCACCATAGTTCTGGCAGCATCCTGCAGGgaggcccacagtgggtggccaAAGTGTGAGTAGCCATGTGAGCGCAACCTTGAATCTGACAGCCTGGAGGACTTCTTGGTGAGGCGTGGTGGGGTAAGGGTGTTCTGCTCACAGATCTAACCTGGCCTAGATAAACCCTTAACCCTGGCTGCTCACCTTGGAGAAGCACTGAGCAAAAATCCTGGCTATATCAAACTCCGAAAGATCCGGGCGGCTCAGAACATCTCTAAGACGGTGAGTGGAGGGTCTCACTCAGTAGGGCTTCCCGTTGGGATTGAAGTATTCGGCTCTAGTTACACCATGGCAGCTTCCTCTGGTACCCTTCTTCCCCCAGAGTGACCCCGCAGTGTTCACCAGACCACGTTTGTGGCTGTATGGaactgtaacaccaaggcttctCAGTGCCTGGATCGTTGTTTCAGAGCAGGGTCCTCTTGTTCATTCCTGGGTTGCCCACTGGATCGCAGAGACTCAAGGGCTCTGCTAACACAAGCATCCATTCCTTGTCATGCAGATTGCCACATCACAGAACCGCATCTATCTCACTGCTGACAACCTTGTGCTAAATCTACAGGATGAAAGCTTCACTCGGTAAGAGGTGCCGCTGTGCAGACAGCAGAGCAGCTACAACTGTTCCCCAGGCTCTGGATTCTCTTGCAATAGTCACTGGGCCCTTGACAGTTTCTCTGaccactaaaatcagaaaaatggGTGTCTGGCTTTTTGGTAGTTCCTTCTTATATTCTCTAGGACTGTATGAAACAAAATAGGTTGTCTTATGGAAAAGgcactttattttaaataattaagtgAAAAGTGATGGCTGATGGTGTCCTTGCTTGAGAACTGCTGCTTCGCTGGTAATGACAGTGTGTTAGAACCGCAGAAATGGTGGCCAAGAGAGCCTTCATCGGCACTGGGGGTCAGAGAAGGGTCTAGAGCAGCTGGGGCCTGAAGCTGACTAATCAGTAACACAtatttctcttctgtttcc
This genomic interval carries:
- the Phb2 gene encoding prohibitin-2, which produces MAQNLKDLAGRLPAGPRGMGTALKLLLGAGAVAYGVRESVFTVEGGHRAIFFNRIGGVQQDTILAEGLHFRIPWFQYPIIYDIRARPRKISSPTGSKDLQMVNISLRVLSRPNAQELPSMYQRLGLDYEERVLPSIVNEVLKSVVAKFNASQLITQRAQVSLLIRRELTERAKDFSLILDDVAITELSFSREYTAAVEAKQVAQQEAQRAQFLVEKAKQEQRQKIVQAEGEAEAAKMLGEALSKNPGYIKLRKIRAAQNISKTIATSQNRIYLTADNLVLNLQDESFTR